Sequence from the Xiphophorus couchianus chromosome 23, X_couchianus-1.0, whole genome shotgun sequence genome:
TCTGACTGCCAGGTGCAGACCCACTCTGCCTGTTCCTGGCACACTAACCTGAAAGCACTTGTGGTGACGTAGAGGAAACCAACCACCAgtctgagtttttctttcatgtcaGTCAAATTTCTCTATTGGATCCAGTATCATTATGGATTAAAGATCCTCTAAGATAGAATTTTTGGATTCAAATATCTGGGGATAGTTATATTGTCCAATCCAGAAAGCTCTACTCAAAGATGTTGGTTTGTAACTAGTTATATTTATTCTACTTTACATtgcataactttttaaaaaatacatacttttaggtgtttttgttggtcttacttgaataaaatttctggataTTCTACCCAACAAACTAAtttgttttactcaaatattcaccagacacagacacacgcctgcattttttgttaaagttttgtaagttttatgttgaaagaaactgatttgaaaactgttttcttttgcctgattctGATATTtatgataattatttttattttggtctttatTTTCAGTGCAGTACAGACTGCTTcagaagatctttcctgccaacaggcATCTTGATCTTCAATAATtctttgaagaatctaaattaatgatttacaacaacatttaatttccatttgagattaataaagtgtttttaaatttgaatgtaaAATACCCAACTTTTCATATAACTTTACATTCTGGTTTGTCTGATTAtggaatttttaaatattaaattattgatgttttgatcagatCAATACTTGAGTCACCTTTTTCCAAAtgcttttttactcttgagtaatttcttggatggttAATTTAggtttacttgagtaaaaatatgttgaagtagtgctactattacttgagtaaaatttttggGTGCTCTACCCACCTTTGGTCAAACATTAGATGTCTAAATTTTTAATAGGTGGACGCCCTTTTGTCAAAAAAGacagaattctgattttaatctcggaatttaaactttttttcaaaaacatgactttttcaaaaaaataatgctAACGTTAATCACACTGTTCAGAATCTCAGAGATCCACTGAGATCAAACATCTGAATGTTTAATCCCacatttctaagattaaagtcagaattattattttttttttacagtgtgccTAATCCTCTTCCCGTAAAATGCAGTTTAAGGGTCAGAGCGAAGCTTTGTTATTGTAGACTTCAATCCCCACAAGCCTTTGCTAACATCCGGTGTCTTCCCGTCCATTAGCATCCAAGAAACCCGAACCAACCTAACGATATCCATCTGCAGTCCTTCGAGAACATACGTCGTTAAACTACTTCATGTCGATCCTTGATTTTAACTGAATGAAAGATTTTATCCGATTCATCAGATGCAGGTGAGGTCAAAGGCGCAGAAACATCGTAATTTCTCAGGTTTTGGTTAGCCAGCGATAGCATCAGTAACAGCTAAGCTAACAGAGAAGCTAATGCTACCGTTAGCATAGAGTTGAAGTCGAGATTTGTCAGGACAGGACACAATGTTTATTGGTATGCTCTGACAAAATTCGATTTCTTGCACCAAAAACCTATAAATATTCATTCGGGTTTAAGAAAATAAGTAGCTATGGTGGTTTACTGTTGCTAAGAACGAAATTGTAGCCTACGAGCTAGTTTTATTGCATGTTAACTGCTGGAATCTGGCAGAAGCCGCTGGGCTCCGCGAACGTGTttctttataactttatttCGCTTTGCTGCATCAGCTGTTTGATTAATAGATTACATTTGACTGACAGTGCAGTGAAGTTGTCTGTAGTGTTAGCAGCATGCCAGCTCAGCGGGTCGCAGTGTGAGTGCGGTGCAGTTTTGGTGCCAGGCTGTGGGATCCAGCCTCACAGTGTTGGTGTTGTTTGTGCCAGGGCTTTGGCCCCGTCTCCAGCAGCTGAAGCGCACCCGTCCTGTCCTCTCTGCTCCACGGCCTTCCTCCTGTCTGAGCCATGACCACCCAGATGGATAATGATTTGGTGAGTGCAACCTGAACAATAACAACAGTGAgcaaaaagatgttttaatcaGCCATCATTGTGTATGATTGCCATGGCGTTTCAAGCAGCAGCTCAAGTTGGGATGATTTAAGTGTTTTGGGTTTCGGTCGGACGTGGAAGGGGGGTTGTGGATTAGCCAACTTCCACAAACACTTATCTGGGATCGTGACGGCTGTTCCCGTGAACACCATCTGTCTAATCTCCGTTAAACGCTGGCCTACTTTCCTTTCAAGGTTTAGGTACCAATTGATTGTACCCTCTTTGTGTGCTGCCCCCAATTTCAACCAAAATATTTGTCACATGTTAAGTCAGATTATTTAGTCAAGCGACACTGGAATTTAGAATATAAATGTCTTTATATTGGATCTTTTCAAATGACTAAACCAGaacatttctggtttttatttgaattgctACCTACTGATTTGTCTTTGGCTAAATCtgatgtattgtttttgtttttccaaggGCTAATGCATAAATTTGAACATTCTGCAGGTTCTTTTGTAGAAATGGttttaaatccaacagaaagTGCATTGTAAATACATATGTCCCATTTGATTTTTACTCACAACTGGCCTCGCAATAATaaattttactggatgataaattgtctcagaatttattttgataaacgataatgttgttgtttagaGACCATTTCCAAGTAATATAATGtgatgcaataataataatacaagaacacaATAATACAAgaagtttattgattttcaaagatcaataaacttccACTTtcaatgaacatttaacactggaactggataatattttaaatatataaaataaataaacaaaacaacaaataaaataaattatgaagtctctgttaacaaaattgtcctttaaaAGAAGAGATAGTTGAGACTAAAGCACCAGATTGAAGACCTTTGTCATACAGTTTTTGGtagacagaaaagagaaaaacaatgaatcatgcaaatggaaattattgagctcattttaatttattatgcaattaattgatttattgtttattgcaacaggcctactCAAAAAGTGCATTAACATATAGGGACAAATGTTTTTATCGTTTAATAATGCTGGCAGTTcttaatttagatttatttaataaaaaaaggataTAAATCTCTTTTTCATCATTAtatcaatagttttttttttttgagtttacttggttatattatgttatattcaCATGTTTCATCTGAAAAAATTAACATATATTCTATTGCTGTCCATAAGGAAGTTATGGTTgataatattttcacaaaaacagcCAAACACAAACCTTTGCCTCCTTAAGCACTCCCAAATCCATAAAACAGGCAATTACAAGCGTGTTTctgttgtaaaacatttattcggattagaaaaacatttcaggaatTTGTGATGTATGCTGTTGCCATCGGCAACCAGGCaggtttgactttgtttttatttcgcTGGGGATAAAAGTGAACAAAGCCTgttgatgacgatgatgatgacaCACACGTGCAACCAAACGGCGAGGTTATCCGGTTCACAGGGACCCTCAGGGCGAGACGGTGTGGGGGCGGTGGGTTGTGTTTGTAAACAGATCAGGAAGCGGGGTCGACCCCTTTCTCTCCCTGACGTCACGCTCATTCAGCTAAGTCGCTTTGTTCTGCTTGCTGTGATTTATCAAAAGAAGAAAGTTCATGGACCGCCTGCTAATCAGTGGCAAATGTCAGGAAAGGCTTTCACCTGGGTCGCTCTCAATAACAAACGCTTTATAATGGATTCTTTTATGAAGCCATTACAAAGCAGACTcataaagatgcaattttaccagaaaattttttaaaatcaaaagaaaaaaaatttattaaggGGGAAAAGCTTTGATAGTTATACACATCATGTGGTTCAGTCTTCGAAATACCCTCACTACCTCAGTTGTTTCAGAGTTTTAGTATACTGACAATAATTTgttgctgatgtgttaaaagatgaagTATTTCCTTATCTGTAAAACAGATACCAAATTATAACTTCACAacatgctcaacattcctcattttatgtttttgggtTGGAGGTCTCATAAAATTGCTACTTTATTCCgactttattctgctaatattgtgACATTATTCTAGTATCATTTCGactttactgtaaaatgttattgtaatgatattgtgactttattttcatgataaaaaaataattgtagcTTGATGCTACTAGTGCTggacgatatggctgaaaaacgtatcacgatataagcatttcatatcaatCAATATCTATAATTAGtgattagtttttaaatatatgaaatgctgccaaactggtggcattatcctttctcttttttttatccagcttTCACTCCAcgctgctgttttttatttttaaacagttatgaGGCACTGTggcgaaacctgaaactgctgctgtggcaGTTACTctacaagttgttgctaggtaaccaaagagtgagtgagttgctaggtaaccaaacaGTGAGTGAGTTCTGGGTTGAATTTCAGTGAATATTCTCTATAAAGAACATTGAATGTTATATCAgacgtattatctattgatattgattgcGTGCCTTTTGCGATacatattattgatttattgaacaGCCCTGTCTGATCCCTATATTCTGTCATTGAGTTGACCAGAATTCAAAGTCCAATTAAATACAAACTGTAAAACtcgcttgtcaaacaagatggctacCTTAGGCATGCTGACGttactctgaactatggaaacccaaaaattaaatcttcaaaagcCAAAAATTTGATGAATTAATTCAGCCTCACTGTTACAAACCCTTCTCAACTAAACCCACTATCAGCCTTTGACTCCATGTTAAATTAATAACCCGGCGCTGTCTGGGACACCTGGGGTTATCGCATTAGCCTGACGGTCCGGAGCGGAGCGGCAGCACCCTGATACCAAAGGGGCCATGTTCTCCCTCCTAACCCCACCCTCATCTGTTGTTGTCTCTGGCACCAAGGGCTCACTTCACCGTAAGCCCCCTCCAAACAAAGTCAGCCAGTCAAAGAGAGGAGATCTGCTGTGGATAAATCTAATTAGACTGGAATGCCCGTCTCCTCTGAGCCTTCGGAAGGTCACCTCATGCCAGAAGAGGTTAGAGGAAGTGCAAGAGTTTCAACGCTGATAATTGGGAAGATTGCATCTGTATGAACGCCGTTGGACTCGAATGCTACGAGTTCTGGGTTTGGATGCACTgagatgttttcatttgttgttttttttaggtgcaTCTCCGCCTTATCCTGGTCAGCGGCAAAACACAAGACTTCACTTTCTCTCCAAACGACTCGGCCACAGACATCGCCAAGCATGTGTTTGACCACTGGCCTGCAGGTACGTTGTATGGATTCTataatttgaacatttccttTATGTAAACCTTCAGTTATCCTCCTGATATTGCCATACATTTTTGATGACACAAATGTCAGTTGACTGAACGCtgtatatttaatattatattgTTGAAGAATAAGATGTGCGTACACATATTCTTGATACAAAGTGAAAATAGTCTACATCATCTGTTAGAAGTAGATCAGTTTTATCCAATAAGATGCAGGCAGTCAGTGAATATGTCTTCTATTGAAGTACATTTAATCCAAAGTGTGGGATATTGTAAATTATGTTGCACTTCACCAAATAATAaatctagtttatttatatCTAGTACACTTTCACATTTCCACCAGGTGTGGCCAAAGTGTGACCCAGGGGCCATTTTTGGCccttgaaataatttttgattgATCAAAAGTcaagaagaataaaaatttggccaacaaaataaaaatctaccaATGAccccaaatattttaaattgtctgtttatcttttaataaggcaacagtctaaagccttttttatgtttCGAATCTTTAAGGAtgtataaatgtaataaaaatgtaacttattgagcaaattaaactaaagtcaaagaaaaattacatttgcatttttagtttaatacattttgtggCCCGTGAGTTGTTTAAAATTGCCAATTTTGGCCCcaggggaaaaaagttttttaaatttcccaGTTAATTCTAAatgtcaataaaccttttaaaacattaatgttttaaaggggatctgttatgcaaaattcactatttgcacatttttgttcttccatttgggtctgaattgcttctaaaaacagtttaaaaaatctgaaatgctaAGTCACATTCCATGGacactgcgccgttacctagcaacccctgcCAAGCCCaggctgttacctagcaacccaaacggAACTCAAGAACATTTGGTCAACTGGTTTTATGGATCTATGCACTGTAAAatagctgctggaaaagacgagtgttttgttgttgatttaccatccagaaatcAATTGCTACATttggttgtacaggaggctcactttctgcttttcaaagatgtatggttgcacagcagcagcttgctagcagaaaaaaattgattaaaattagATATGGTCCCAAAAAgttggagattttattttcatgccatatttgcatatatttcttGGTCAAAATACTTACTAGTCTAATAAATGTGCACACGGTGTAGAAGAACTatacactttgttttttctttttctgtgacaGGATGGGAGGAAGAGCAGGTGAGCAGTCCCAGTATACTGCGCCTCATTTTCCAGGGGCGCTTCCTTCATGGCAACGTTACGCTGGGAGGTGAGACCATCTCTAATGCAACCCAATCACACCGACAACcaataaaactgtatttgtaGAGCAGTTTTCATACAGCCAAAGTgcttaaaacagttttaaaaagtaagagGTACAGAACAGAAGGAAATATgatcaaaaatgaacaaactaacCAAACAAATAATGTTCATctaatggagaaaataaaaacggtttGCACCAAATCTTTAGGAACATTTTTGACGACggattttactttaaatttgagCTAAATGAAGTGACCTGCAGCTGCAGTCTTCCTTTATCTAAGCAGGTTGTGATTTAAGAAATTAACGGCTAAGCCTTGCCAAAGCGGTCTAAGGAGCAAATGAATGTGatcatctgttttctttaaactcaTTAAGCAGTTGACCTTTCGACCCCGCTACTCTCCGCCTGATCTCCACCTGCGCTCACTGGCTCGAAGTCAAATGAACGGGTTGATTGTTGGCTGACTAATCACTAGTCTGATTTACCAATCTGTAACATTCAGGGTGTAAcgtgataaaataaaacagaaacatttcaatactgaatgtaaataaatacgtaaatatatatatctatatatctatatatatagatatatagatatatagagagagaagtttctatatatatatttatataaattgatTGATTATTGGCCCAGAAATGAGTTTTACTgatgataaaacaaaacttaaaacaacCCGGTTTAGTGAAATTGAGGCGACACGGctataatttatttgaattttcaaCAATTACATGcggattaaaaacatttcattcagatgattaatattttcaaaggCTAGGctaaaatctcatcatctaaaaataattttgtgcaacaaATGTAATgcacatgttttgtatagagaagcataattaataaaacagtttactGATGTTTGTTTACTGTTTGAAGCTCTGAAACTGCCACCGGGACGAACAACCGTCATGCACTTGGTTGCCAGGGAGACTCTTCCAGAGCCCAACTCTCATGGTTAGTGTTGTCATAAAACCGAGAGAGTTTTCCTTCCAAGATTTAATTTGTTGACTGGaatatttagtaaatattttcatgtttggaACAAACTAAGGCAGAGATTCATTGCTCATCCTGTTTACGGCTGGACCTTCTCATCGACTCGAGGTTTTAAATCTGCACGTCTCTCCTGTCTTGTCTTTGTAGGTCAGAGGAACAGAGAAAAAACCACAGAAAGCAACTGCTGCCTCCTCTTGTAAAGCATCCGAAACCCCCTTCCCTCCTCCTACCCCGACATCGTGCAAACTAAACATAACGCGCACCTAAACATGCACAAACTCCCTCacttttttctcctgctgctcgCCTCTTCGCCTGCAGATCTGGAAGAAATCACAGGAAGTCCCATTTCGGGGACGCTTTGGTTGAACTCTTGTCCGATCTGaggcattttatttctgttgttgtcGTTTTTATTCGTGCCAATATACCCCACCAACACAATTTTTACTGTCAGCATTACTTCCTGTagccatttctttttaattttaagatttcaCCGATACACGCTCTCTGCCACCCATgaggtgtttttaaaaagttggcaTTTTTAGTGTTAAAGACCCGGAAGCTCACAGCTTTTTAACGAACTTATAAAGGATTTTGTGGGCTCTGAGCCGCCTCTACTATTTACATGGACAATTCCCCGGGTCCTGCTGCACTTAACCTGTCTAATTATGAAGTGTTTATTGGTTAATCTCCTCcttcaacattgtttttattctttctttttttttctctcacgtAGTAGAAAATTTgccaaacattttctgcagaactAACTGAACTGCCTGCGTTTGTTCGTTCCTGTCGGAGAAGCTTTGGCGAAGAGAAACTGTTTTGGATCCACGGATTCGTTTGGTATTTTGTTGTAATAACGGAAGGTGAGTAGAAACAAAAGCGGAAAAACAAGACGGGAGGGAGAGATGGTGTTAGTTTAATTCTCCTTCCAACCAATGGAGGCTCTTAACGAGGCAGAATATTGATGGATGGGgggaaaaacaggaaagcagGGTAGGTTTTCGCCTCCCTTTCATTTTGGATACCGTCTATATTTCATGTTTGCCTTTTATTGTGGAAATCATTAATATCATTAATaaggaaatttaaatatatcaatTTTTATCTTGTGTATAGGTATTTGTTGATTGAGTTTGTGTGCGAGTTTGTCTGAGGGTGTGTGATGCACGTTGCATACTGTGTGAGGACTagtgagatttttattttgaagtgatgCACTGTGACAGGCTGCGGAAACCTTTCGATTCCTTCCACTGAGTGTcctttggtttgtgtttttgtcaatcAGTGTCACTGCTATGAAGTTTTAGCTCAGTATgaatacatgtaaaaaaaaaactaaaatgcaaTGTGGTCAACATAAAAGCTTgtattataaattaataaatcttTACATAAGGCAGATTCTTTGggttcagattctttttttttcagtttttgggtttttaattttcaacacagaaacagaaaacgtACTAAGCTCGTGGCGCTTGGTAGTCATTCATGCAGCCacgtttttgagttaaaaaatgtttaaagttgacaggaaatttgaaaatattacttgataGTTATGCATTTTTGGAATACTGGAATATTAATACCCAAACACCAACTATTAAGtcttaaaaaagacaataattttaaaaactaagataaattaacaatgctcagcctggtggcccgccaggcttacagtacactgagggaaacctaGCAGAAAATCATGTTGCAAATAGATTTGGGTTGGGATCTTAGATCATTTCTAAAGATATCAAATTGGTTCAACAATTTATAAAATTCTCCTATTCAAAATTTTATCACCCATTTCCTCACTTGTTCCTTCAAAAATTtataatacattatttttttcacattttgttacattaaaactACGGATGAAATGATAAATTTGATTGTgattaattattgaaattatcttctaatttagtaatcgattaattgtgaACTGACTCCACAAAAGGTCATTTGctgaaaacaacatattcacAGCAGCAATTGATTCAAAACTGTACGAAACatatttgcatttaatatttaaacacctTAGCTTCTAAAGTTTcagccaaaactcctcaagttgtagttttagcttcacttgcTTCAGATTTACTAAAGGGACATTATCACATTTACTATTGggccataaaatgttttcttattttaaaaaaaggaatgtaattattttttgttttttttatttttatgcatttcttgcATAAAAAGCTTAAATGGTTGAATGAAAAACCTGTAGCATGTGGCacttttttatctgattaatcaattaccaAAATGATAAATAGATTGATTACTAGAAGAATAGTTACAGCCATGATTACAACTCCAaacttcagttcattttattgggattttacatgttagaccaacacaatgtgGTGCATATTAGACTCAAAGAGGACGCCTCAGAAAGTTGTAGGGAAgataagaaattttaaaaaaacattgaagcactcatgattttttttttatatgttttatatgttttttgtttgtttttatcaggaGGAACGGACCAGAACTGTAGCAAAGAAACTATCACTCCTCTTTGTCCATGAATACAAAAACTAATGCTGCAAACTTAATCCAAGACTGAATGGTCAATCCAAAACTCTTCATCAGTTTCtgtttaactgattttattcaGTGAATGTCCTCTTCAGATAGGTGGTGTATTGTTCTATTTGGCCTGTAGGTGGCAGTGTCCCTCTGTTAGCCTAATGCAGGATCCTAAATaaggtgtttaaaaaatgtcttaagtAGTCCGGAACTAGGAATAAAAGCCTAATACTACAGCGTGGTATTTGGTTTTTGAAAGTTTagagacataaaaacataatttaacagtTTGAGCGTCGCATGGAAAGCTGTCATCACTGCGTGCTGAGGAGTTAAAGTTTCCACCGAGCTGAACTCCAGCAGCTGTTTTCTGGTCTGCTGCTACTTAACTCTGGCAGAGATTCTCAACAATCCTCAAATCTCTCAACAAACGGCTCTTTCACAATGTAGCGAGGAGACGTTTGCCACAGTTTCCACTTATCTGGAGTTGTTTTTCCTGGGTGTTTCTGCAGAGAGTGAGGGAGTCGGAGCAGGAGTTGACCACAGAGGTGATCAGCTGCGTCTTAACAAGAGGCGAGGCCCTGGGGAGGCGATTTGTTGAGCTGTCGGCTACCGAAACCTCCCACAGTTCCTGCAACCTCTGCAGGGTGAATTTCTTTCTGTGGCTGACATGACTCAAAGCGCGCCTGCAGCCAGAGTCTAGACGAAATGAAAAGACTTCCTGATTTGTATTTAAAGGCCTCAGACCAGGGGTGGCTAAAATGTGGCCCCTGGatttgattttgtgtggcccttGACTGAATGGTTGACCCTGCAACACTTTTTGTAATTTCCATCAAGAGTTCATATCTTCTTAAGCAGAAAATATGAAgtataatagaaataatttttcttttattatcattttatttctatctcATAATAAGTTTGGtcagtctttatttaaaaacaaactttgctacatccatccattttatttggctaaataaagcaaagtttgtgaaagaaactttttgaaaaatctaaattgagttacaacaacatttaatttccctttaacaaagtaaatttgaattttcagttttgttgctTGGAATAAACTAAAACCATTTCATAggcttaaatttaaaataataagcCCAAAAAGTTAAGTGACTGTAAATGGAAAGACaaccataaaataatttattcactGTTGTCCAGGTAAAAGAGAAATAAGTCGCAatgatatttctgttttctaattgGGAAGAAAAATCTTGCTCCTCCTGGCGACTTGTCCAGCGTGACCGAAATCTCtcgctggagatgggcaccaggcCCCCTGCGggccccactagggacaagggtgtaagaaaatgaatggatgatggaatTTGGCCCCTGAATACTTTCAACTTGGGGATTTTGGCCGTCGGTCCAAAAAGTTTGGACtctgaaaatctgcagaaatagATGCTCAAATTGGCCAATAGGACTAGAAATattattcaaaaaatacttttcatgtTTAACGGCGCTGAAAATGacctgacagaaaaacaaatcgaCTAATTTCACTTCAGAAGAATGTTATTAATCAGAAAGTTAATTAAATTAGAgttgcaactaatgattattttgacaattaattgattaatcagataaacccattgccacattctgcagattttttatataACCACTtaaattctcttttttaaataaggaaatAGCGttcattgcctaaaatgcaatatgACAGCATTAGAGTTTAAATAAAGTCTTTACTAGTCATTtctagcaaaggatgcatctgcatcttaaagaaaatacttttaatatcaACATATGAAATtatctttagttgtttttattaataatatgacagaaaatgtgcttaatagattttctttacagaatttgaactgggtgaagctaaaaaagAGTTTTGGATAGAACAtatttgcaatgtttttgtttttttatctttaatgaaaaatgtatatttttttacagtccTGGTTTTATTGCAGCTCTGACTGTGTTATTCTTTCATCATATGGCTTTTTTAAcatctgtatactccagttaatgattaatcaattactaaattctATGAAAATTCTGTCAACTATTGATTAATCCCTAAATTAAATGTTCAATCCACATTACGTTTCATCAAATAGTTGCTGCAGATGATGATGCTGCGGGCAGGAAggaagatatttgcactacaatGTATTCCAAAAatccttggtaagattttgtttatgtttggaTTTACAgtaattgtttgaacagatcAACATTTGCCCCTTCAGGCATCTGGAAACTGTACCTAAAGATGAAACAGACTTCTGGAAACTCacaatacttttttatttcaatt
This genomic interval carries:
- the ubl3b gene encoding ubiquitin-like protein 3b; this translates as MTTQMDNDLVHLRLILVSGKTQDFTFSPNDSATDIAKHVFDHWPAGWEEEQVSSPSILRLIFQGRFLHGNVTLGALKLPPGRTTVMHLVARETLPEPNSHGQRNREKTTESNCCLLL